The segment GACTTGCAGACATCTGTTTGATACTTTTTTAACAGTGCCATATATATATATATTACCATTGAAGACAAGGGTAATTCTATAATGATTCTATTTTAAGTTCTATCTATCATACTTAAAATAGCATACTGAAAAAAAATGTTCTTCGATTTCTCGCAAGGATTTATAACGAATCTTCTACTTAATTTTTGTTCGTATGGCCATATTTTGGTTTTATAATTGCCCTTTCAACTAAATAATCGGTTTAAATTTTTTTGATGATTCTATAAAGAGCTGGAGTAGTTGGAGTAGTTGGTAGCCTAAAAAAACTTTATCTCATTCAGGGTTCAATCCTGATATTTATTATATTTTGTTTTGTCATAATTATTTTCTACCATTGTACAAAAAAAAATTGAATCAAAAATTAAAAACCAAGATAGAGTTTACAAAAAACCTATTTGTGACAGGAGCAATTACTGAAACAAGTCGAAAAGTTGAAATAGAGATTTGTAGATATATTCCAAAAAACAAAGATGTTGTAGTTGTAGAATTTGGTATGGGGCATGGAAATATCACAAAAGAGATACTTAATAATATTTCACCAAATTCTAAATTGTATACTTTTGAAGTTAATGAAGAATTTTGTGACCATGTTAAAACATTAATTAAAGATGATAGATTAATTATAATAAATGATGGAGCCGAAAATATGAAAAGGCGTATCAATCAAAAAGTTGATTGTGTAATTTCTTCAATCCCATTTTCATTTTTTTCTAAAGAAAAAGGATTGGGTATTTTACAAGATGCCTATGATTATTTGTCAAATGAAACTTATTACAGTCAAGTTTTGTTAACAAAATTTAACTTTAAGAAATTTCAAGCAATTTTTGATAATTCTGAAATAATAAAGTTTCCTAATTTTCCAACTGAATATATTTATCATTGTCAAAAGCAAAGCGACAAAATCAAATTATCAAACTTGGCTAACCTTTCATAAATTATACCGCTTTTAAATAGATCGTAAAGAGCAAATATAAAAACATGAAATACAACATCAACTTTATATATGAGCAACAATAAACCGACCTACTTTTCTCTACTCATTTTCTTTCAAATAATTATATCTACAATAGTAATTGTTTTATTCCAACAAATTTTTCTTTTAAAACCAATAATTATCATTGCACATTTATTCGTAATCTGTTGTATTAACTTATTGATAATTGTATTGGGGCTCTTATTGTTTTCAAGGCGGTTCATTAATTACGAGAAAATTACAAAATATATTGTTTCAAGTTTATATGGTGTTTTTATTGTTTTACTCTATTATACATACCTTTTTTCGTTTTTAGGAAAAAGTTTTAATGGACAAATATTTACTTCACAGATCGTTCTAGGGTATCTGAGGCACCTTAATGTATTGGTAAACAACCTTTCTTTAAGTCCCATATTAGTTTATAGCGGATTGTTTATCATTCCATTTTTTATTTTTATTGCAATTTTATCGATGACTAAATTCATATATCAAAGAATATTTCATTTTAATAAATTCATTCTTAGACATAATTTTAATAACCCACCTAAATACATCATATTTAATATAATTATCTTTTTATTTCTATTTGGATTTGCTTCGGCAACGGTTTTATTAAAGCACCAATCAATCTCAAATCGACTTTTTGCGATGGAAGAACCACTTGTCTCTTTTTTTTTTAAAAATAACAATCCTTTTAATGGTCAAACCATATCTAATAATAACGAAGACATTACAATAAGATATGATTATCCAAAAAACATAGATTTCCAGAAAAAAAACATAATTGTAATTGTAGTTGATGCATTACGTTCGGATCATTTGGGGCTTTATGGATATAAGAGAAAGACATCTCCATTTTTAGACAGCATTTATTCTTCAGGTAATCTAAAAAAAATAGAATTATCTTTTTCCGTTGCTGGAGCTTCTTTTGCTGGTATCAATGGCATTTTAAGATCTAAGATATGGTCAAATATGGGCTATAATAACTTTTCTTTGCAACAACTTCTAAAAGACCAAGGATACGATATTAATTTTATTCTTTCAGGAGACCATACTAATTTTTATGGCCTTAAATCATTTTATGGAAATAATTCAGATTTTAATTATTTTTTAGATGGCACAACTACTAATAAATATTCAGACCCTAATGATGACAGGATTATATTCGAAGGACTAAATAAAATATATGAATACAATAACAATCCTTCATTTTTCTATTTTCACCTTATGTCGGCACATTCTATAGGTTTAAAACTTGACAAATATAAAAAACACCTACCAGCTAACGCAAACCGATTAAATATTGAAAACTATACTAATAGGTATGATAATGGCATATCCCAAGCTGATAATTATATAAAGGAGGTTTTTAAAAGGTTATCTTCAAAAGGTTATCTTGAAAACAGTATTGTTGTCATAACGGCAGATCATGGAGAAGCGTTGGGTGAAAGAGGTGAGTTTGGTCATGGTAGAAACGTGTATACTGACAAGATTCTAATCCCAACACTTATTTATGATACAGATACCGTTCAATACAAGAACACTGACTATGCAACCTCTGTGGATATTGCTCCAACGATTGTTGATCGATTGGGCTTACCAATCCCTGAGTCTTGGGAAGGTAATTCATTATTTAGTAAAGAAAACAGAGAATTCACATTTCATCAAATGAGTGAGAATTATGCTATTATACATACAAAAGATAATTTTCGATTTAAATATGTATATAATAACAAAACACAAGAAGAAGAGCTTTTTGAGTTAAAGACCGATTTATATGAAACAAATAATATAATTGACTCAATGAAGATAAAATATTTAAATAGCCTAAGGAATCAGTTGACTAATCAATTTCGTTTAAAACCATTTAAATAAAAGTCATAATTTATCAAACTTGTTATGAATCTTTTTTTATCCTTCTATTGATTTGAAGTATATAATGACAGCCAAACTTAAGATGTATAAAAACAATAGCCAGTTTATTCGTAAGTTCAAAGGTTGTAACCCAAATCTAACTTTTGTGTAACTTGATTGGAATTAAGCCTGAGATCGGCTACTATTCTTATACAAACAGTTAGCGAATCCTCATTTAATATTAGTGCTTTCCTTTTTTCAATAAACCAGGAAACTTCTTTTTAAACTTATTTAATCTAGGCACAGAAACTGCTTTTACATAGCCTTGGTTTGGATTTCTTCTTTCAAAATCTTGGTGGTACTCTTCGGCTTTATAAAACTTCTTTAATTTGGTTACTTCAGTTACAACTTTATTATTATAGACTGTTTCATTCAAACTTTTAACTGCTTTTTCTATAATCGTTTTTTCTTCATTAGAAGTATAAAATGCAATAGATCTATATTGCGATCCATAATCTGGATGTTGTTCATTTAAAGTGGTTGGATCATGAGAACCAAAAAAGACAGTAACCAAGGTTTCAAAACTCACTTTATCAGGATTGTAATACACTGCAACAGTTTCTGAATGCCCTGTTGTACCCGTTCCTATTTTCTTATACGTTGGGTTTAAAGTAGTACCACCAGCATAACCAGAAACCGCTTCTTCTACTCCAATTACACTTTCGAAAATAGCTTCTACACACCAAAAACAGCCGCTTGCAAAATAGGCAACTTTGGTGTTTTCTTGTGGAATATACTGCTGACTTTTTAGGGTTTCCTTTTTATCAGTAAAACCAAAACAAGAAATTAATAAAAAAGCAAAACTTAAAATTAAAAAAGGTTTTAAATACTTCATTGTCTAATACTATAGGCTGTTAATTAATTATTGATTTTTGAAATGTAACAAGAACAAAATTAATTCTTGATTGGTACATTTCTTTTGAACGTTAAATTCGAAAATTCGAACTATAATTTATTGGTCGTTAAAAAGGGCTACAATATACAATTGTTTACAACTTTAGCATTTTTTTAAGAATCATTCTTGTAAAAAATGAAGTAGATACCTATTTTTGTTCTTCTAAATTATAAGATAAATGGAGCATTTTGTAGTTTCTGCACGTAAATATCGTCCTCAAAATTTTGAGGATGTAATTGGGCAAAAATCAATTACAAATACGTTAGAGAACGCTATTAAAAATAACCATTTAGCACAAGCTTTATTATTTACAGGACCTAGAGGAGTTGGTAAAACATCTTGTGCTAGAATTTTGGCTAAAAAGATAAATCAGCAAGACGTAGAATTAGCTGGAGATGAGGATTTTGCATTTAATATTTTCGAGTTAGATGCTGCTTCTAATAACTCTGTAGATGATATTAGAAGTTTAACAGATCAAGTTAGAATTCCGCCACAAACAGGAAAATATAAGGTTTATATTATAGATGAGGTACACATGTTGTCTCAAGCTGCATTTAATGCCTTCTTAAAGACGTTAGAAGAACCTCCTGCACATGCTATTTTTATTTTAGCAACTACGGAAAAGCATAAAATTATTCCTACTATTTTATCTCGTTGTCAAATTTTCGATTTTAAGAGAATTGGTGTTTTAGATGCTAAAAATTATCTAAAAACGATCTGTGAAAAAGAAAATATTACAGCAGAAGATGATGCATTGCATATTATTGCTCAAAAAGCAGATGGCGCAATGCGTGATGCTTTGTCCATTTTTGATAGAGTTGTAAGTTTCTCTGGAAGTAATTTAACGCGTGAAGCTGTAACAGAAAATTTAAACGTTTTAGATTATGAAACGTATTTTTCTATGACAGATTTGTTATTAGAAAACAAAATTCCTGATGTTTTATTAGCATTTAATACTGTTTTAGCAAAAGGTTTTGAAGGACATCATTTTATAAACGGATTAGCAAGTCATTTTAGAGATTTATTAGTTGCAAAAGACAAAGCCACTTTAGAGTTATTAGAAGTTGGTGACAATGCAAAAAAGAAATATTTAACCCAAGCAACAAAAGCGAGTATTCCGTTTTTAATGCAAGCAATTAACAAAGCAAATGATTGCGATTTAAACTACAGAGCTAGTAAAAATCAACGATTGCTGGTGGAATTAACTATTATGCAAATTGCCTCTATCACTTTTGATGGAGAAAAAAAAAAGCCAGCTAACTACATAATTCCTGCTACATTTTTTCAAGCACTTTCTCCTGCTGTAAAAGAGATTGCAAAACCGATTCAAAAAAAGGCTATTGTTGCGCAACCTCAAAAAGTAGAAGAACCAAAGCCAAAGTTTAAAACTCCTGTTTTAAAATCTGCAGAAAAACGTACTTCTTCACTTTCTTTAAAAAGCATTCATCAGAAAAAAGAATTAAAAAAGGCAGTTGTAGAAGAAAATTTCGACCATCATCCTAAAGATATTTTTACTGAAAAACAATTGCAAGATTTGTGGAAAGAATATGTGGCAATTCTTCAGGCAAAAGGAGAAAGAAGTATGGCTTCTATTGTAGGTACAGATGCACCAAAGTTGTTAGAAAAGTTCTTAGTTTCTTTTACACTTCCTAATAAATTGATGCAAGATCAGTTTCTAAAAGGAAGAACACCAATAACTAAATTTTTAAGAGAGAAATTAAATAATTACGGCCTTTCTATTGAAACAAAAGTAAATGAAACCATAGAAAAAAAGTTTGCTTATACCCCTCAAGAAAAATTTAATAAAATGAAAGAACTAAATCCGTTATTAGAAAAATTGCATAGAATTTTTGATTTGGATTTGTAACATTCTACTATTTTATTCTACTTATAAGTACGCTTTAAATTAAGTTGAATAAAACGCTCTTTTTAACTAAATTATGAATTATATTTTAGGATTACTATTCATTCTTATACTTTTTTTGTTAGGAAAAAGGTTTCTTCATAAAAAAAAAATAAGAAAATTTAAAGAAAAATTAAATACCAATTGGGGAAAAGAAAAAAAGAAAGAATATTATAATTTCTTTGTAATTGGTAAATACTTTCATAACAATTCTCATAGAGAAAAAGCGTATCATTTAATTTCAGAAAAAAGTAGTATTGATTTAGATGTTGATGATATTTTTAAATTTATTGACAGGACTTCTTCTAAAATTGGGCAACAATATTTATACTTTAAGTTACGAACGATTAGCAACGTTGACAATTTATTCAAATTTGACTCTTTAACAAAAATATTTGAGAAAAATAAAGCGTTAAGCATTTCTTGTCAAGTAGAATTATCTAAATTAAATACCAACAATTCTTATTATTTAGAAGAGCTAATTAATGACAAACAGCTAGAAAAACCAAAACACTTATGGTTAATAATTACACTGACTATAATTGCTGTTTTAGCAACTATATTCGCTTTTTTTAATCCTATATTTGGTTTTGTTTTAGTTCCTGTTTTAGCTATAAATATGTTTTTTCACTACAAAAACAAACATAGCGTAACCTATTATTTAAATGGTGTAGCTCAATTATCTAAAGCTTTAAGAGTAAGTAAAAAATTAAGTGCCAATAAAGAAATTTCATCTTATTTTAAAGATGTTTCATTCATTAAAAAGATACAATCCATAAAATTTAAAACAGAGTTTATTGCTTTTGAGAAAAATATTAATGATGAATTTTTATTTATTTTTTGGTTTATTGCTGAAATAATAAAAATTCTATATAATGTGGAATATCTTGTTTTTTATAGTTTTTTAGACTCCATTAATAAAGAGAAAAAAAGTATAGAAGACTTGTTTCTATTTATTGGTGAAATTGATGCTGCTATTTCTACAGCATCCTTAAAGTCTGGAAATCTCAAGATCTGTACCCCTACTTTTAATAATAAAAACAAGTTAACAGCTAAAGAAATTTATCACCCTTTAATAGAAAAATGTATTGCCAATAGTTTTGACCTAGATGAAAAAAGTATGCTCTTAACAGGCTCTAACATGTCTGGTAAAACTACTTTTATTAGAACAGTTGCTATAAATAGTATGCTGGCTCAAACATTAAATTTATGCTTTGCAGCATCCTATTCTGCGCCTTTTTATAAGGTATATTCATCTATTAGAATTACGGATGATTTACTTGATAACACAAGCTATTATTTACAAGAAGTACTGACCGTTAAGGAATTAATTAAAGTTTCTTATGATAATAACCCGTGTTTATTTGTTTTAGATGAAATTTTTAAAGGCACAAATACTATCGAGAGAATTTCTGGAGGAAAGGCAATATTATCTTATTTAAATAAAAGAAATCACACTGTTTTAGTATCTACTCACGATATAGAATTGACTGATTTATTAGAAAAAGATAATTATATTTTATTCCACTTTAGTGAACAAATTGAAAACAACAAATTGCTCTTTGATCATAAAATTAAAAAAGGAAAATTAAAAACTAGAAATGCGATTAAAATTTTAGAAATCTATAACTATCCATCTGAAATAATTAAAGATGCAAAAGAAATAGAATCCACTTATTTTTCTTGAAACACCAATGTTTTTCCTAAATAGATTAACGTACAATTATCTTTATTTTCTTCCAACTTTTCAAATTCTGGCAGTAAGAATAATTTATCCTCTTTTTTAACAAATAAAGGAATTGACTTTACCTCGTTAAATAGTTTAGATAAAATCGCGCTGTACTCTTCTTCTGAAGTAATTGCTACTTCATGGATTTTAGGATTATCTCTATAAGCTTCACTTAAATTTATATAGTCATCTTTAGGTGTAAAAAATTTGTTTTGATCTTCTAAAGCTGGATTCAAAATCTCTTTAGAAGTTGCCAATCTATAAGAACCTTGTTCTCCAAAAGCTTCAGAAAAACTTTTTACTGCAAACTCATTTACAGCTTCACTACCCGTCATTGCTATTAAATAACCAACATCATTTAATTCAATATTATCAGATAAATCGTTTCCATAAACATCAACTGTAAAAGCTTCTAAATCTGCTTTTTTAGCATCTTCTACATACTCCTTATTAGAGTCTATTAATATGACTCTTTTACCGTTTTCTTTTAAATAATTCGCAATTAATCTTGCAGGGCTTGAAGCACCAACAAATAAAATAGCGTCTGAACTTTTTAGAAAAACACCTACCATTTTTGCAAATAATCTAGCCGTTGTAGCGTTTAATAAAACGGTTCCTAAAACAATCATAAACACCAAAGGTGTTATATATTCTGCTCCTTCTACTCCTTGTCTTAATAGCTTACTTCCAAATAAGGAAGCGATTCCTGCTGCTACAATTCCTCTTGGCCCCACCCAACTTATAAAGAGTTTTTCATTTAATTTTAAGTTCGATTTTCTTGTACTTAAAAAAACAGCTATTGGTCTAATTACAAAAACAACTACTGCAAAAAGAACTGCAGTTTTCCAAGTATATAATAATAGTAGGTCTTCAATATTAATATTTGCAGCCAATAAAATAAATAGAATAGAGATTAGTAAAACGCTTAAAGATTCTTTAAAATATAACAACTCTTTAAGGTTGCTAAGTTTACCATTACCAAGTACCATTCCCATTACAACAACCGCCAATAAACCAGATTCATGTGCAAAAACATCTGAAGCTACAAAAACCAATAAAACTGTAGATAATGAAGCTACATTTAATAAATAATGTGGAATCATTTTTTTATTGATCACAAAAGCCAAACCGTGTGCAAAAGTGAACCCAAAAGTTGTACCAAAAAGCACAATTTTTCCGAATTCTATTAATGCCGTTTTTGTAAAACCACTTCCTCCTCCAACACTTATAAACTCAAAAACTAAAACGGCAACCAAAGCACCTATTGGATCTATTAAAATTCCTTCCCATTTTAAAACGGTAGAAACATCTTTTTTAAGTGGAATATTTCTTAAAATTGGTGTTATAACTGTGGGTCCTGTAACAATGATTAATCCTGAAAACAGAAAAGAAAGTTCCCAATTTAAATTAAAAAGAAAGTGAGCAACAACTCCAGCTCCAAAAAAAGTAATTGCAGAACCCAATGTAATTATCTTAGTAATCACCGGACCTACATTTTTAATTTCATTGAGTTTTAAAGTTAAACCACCTTCAAAAAGAATAATACTAATGGCAAGAGAAACAAAGTAATACAATCCATCTCCAGGAAAAAGTCCTTTTTCACCATTCCAAATTGGTTCTATCCATTTTGTACCATCCTCACTTAAAAACTCTGCAGCTATTGGTCCTACGAGTAAGCCAATCAAAATTAATGGTAAAATTGCTGGAATTTTAAATTTCCATGCAACCCATTGGGCTAAAATTCCTAAAATAACAATTCCTGCTAACTCTAACATATATTTTTTTATTAAGGACGTAAATTTAAGGATGTTTGAGCTTCATAAAAATAAATTTAATGTTTTTTTCTTTCTTCTAAAGTTTCCTATATTGTGCCAGTATCAGACCCTTAAAAGACATTTATTGCAGAAAATTGATAAAATATTAATAGGAATTGCCTTTTCTCCAAACTTAAAGGCAAATATATTTGAAGCCGTTAGGCTTGCAAATATGTTTGATGCTGAATTAGTTGGAGTCCATGTTGGACCTAAGTCAGACAAAAAGAAATCAGATTTAAAAGCACTCTTATCGGAAGCAGATCCTCTAAATAAACCTTTTAAAACTATTTGGAAAGAAGGAAAACCTGTAGCTGTTATTTTAGAAACTTGTTCTAAAGAAGAAATAAACTTGCTTATTTTAGGAGCAATTCAGAAAGAAAATTTATTAAAATATTACGTAGGTTCCATTGCCAGAAAAATTACAAGAAAAGCACCTTGTTCTGTGTTATTACTAATTAAACCATCTACAAAAAGAGTTGCTTGTAAGCACATTGTAGTAAATGGTTTAAAAGACGACAGAACAGAAGAAACTATAAAAACAGCTTTTGTTTTCTCTGAACATTTAAATTGTAATAAAATTACAATTGTAGAAGAAGTTAGTCAAAATGAATTACATGTTAAAGTAAGTGATGATAAGACTTTACGTAAAGCAAATATTGCACGAGAAAGATTAAGTACAAGAGAAGATCAACGTGTAAAACATATTTTAGAAACTATTAATAATAAAGATATTACCGTAAAAATGCAAAGTATTTTTGGAAAAAGAGGATACTCTATTGGGCATTATGCAAAAGTAAAAAGAGCCGATTTATTAATTATGAATGCGCCTAACAAACTCGGTTTCTTCGATCGGATTTTTCCTCATGATTTAGAATATATTTTATCTGAATTACCAACTGATGTTTTAATTGTAAAATAGATGCCGAAAATAAATACTTTTAAAACGTTTGTCAGTGACATTCCAAAAAATCTATTTTCTGGTTTTGTTGTTTCATTAATTGCACTTCCTTTAGGTTTAGGGTTGGCTTTAGCATCTGGCGCACCTCCTATTTCTGGAATTATTGCTGCCATTGTTGGTGGTATTGTAGTGGCTATAATTGGTGGTTCTAACGTTACTATTACTGGACCAGGAAATGGTTTGGTCGTTGTTATTTTAGGAGCAATCACCACTTTAGGTGAAGGAGACATGCAACAAGGTTTTTTATACACGCTGGCTGCAATTGTAATCTCTGGAATTATCATGATTATTCTAGGTTTTCTAAGAATGGGTGCTTTAGGAGATTTCTTTCCTGCTTCTGCAATACAAGGAATGTTAGCTGCCATTGGAATTGGAATTTTCGCGAAACAGATACATGTTATGTTTGGTAATTTAGAAGCCAAAGGAAGCATTATAGAACTATTAATACAGATTCCTGAAGGAATTATAAACTTGATTAAAACAGACAACTCAAGTATGTTTTATGCAGGATTAGTGGGGATAATAAGTTTATTGATTATGATTTTTTACAGCAAAATAAGAAATCGCTATTTTCAATTAATTCCTGCTCCAATGTGGATTGTGGTTATAAGTGTAGGTATGTATTATTATTTTGAGTTGGTTTCTGCAGCACCTTATCCAATTGATAAAAGTTTACTAATTGCTTTGCCAGATGATATTTTATCTAATTTTGCATTTCCAGATTTTAGTAAAATATATCATGGCAACTTTATAAATGCAGTAATTGCAATTACGTTAATTGCCAGTATAGAAAGTTTACTAAGCATTAAAGCTGTTGATAAGTTAGACCCTTTAAAAAGAAGGTCTAACGTAAATAAAGATATTCGTGCCTTAGGTTTGGCTACTGTTATTAGTGGTTTCTTAGGAGGGTTAAATGTGGTAACAGTAATTGCAAGAAGTTCTGTAAACGTTAATAATAAAGGAACAAACAGATCTGCAAACTTTTTTCATGCCGCTTTTTTAGTTGCCTTTATCTTACTATTTGCTACTGAATTACGTAAAATTCCATTGCCTGCTTTGGCTGCTATTTTAGTATTTACAGGTTATAAATTAGCGTCTCCAGAGAATCTAAAAAAGGTATTTAATATTGGTTCTGAGCAATTAATTATATTTTTAGTTACCCTACTTACAACCATTGCAACAAGTTTAATAACGGGTATTATTGTTGGTATTTTAATCACCTTTTTCATACATGTTATCATCAATAAAAACATTCTTTTATTTATAAAAAACGTATTAAAACCAAATGTTTTAATGTTTAAAGAAGATGATAAATACTATGTAAGTGTTAAGAATTTTGCAAGTTTCTTAAACTATACCAAACTAAAATCAAAGCTCGATCAAATTCCGGAAACAGAAGAAGCAATTATTGATTTTTCTCTGTGCGATTTTGTAGATCATTCTGTGATGGAAAACATGAGTAATTATACAGCATCCTTTACCAGAAAAGGGGGGCATTTTGAAGTAATTGGTTTAGATGACTCTAAATCTGGAAGCGAACATCCTTTTGCTTTGCGCAAAACATTACCAAAACAAGTAATTCCTAAAGTAGGCGTTTTAACAAAAAGACAAAAATCGATTCAGAATATTAGTGAAAAAATGCATTGGAAATATGATGCGTTTTCTGCACAAGAAATGGAAGAGTTACCAACTTTTGGTTATTTTAAAACACGTAAAATAGACAAAGTTTCTAATGTACTTTCTAATGAAGATTGCACCATTTTTGATGTTCAATTTTCTGAAGGTGAAATGATTGCCAAACAAGTTATTAAAGCAACAATGTTACATATTCATACATTAAAACCAGTTCCTAATTTTACGTTGGATAAAGAAGGAATTTTTGAATATATTTTAGATTTTGCAGGTTATAAAGATATAAATATAGTGAAGCATCCAGATTTTAGCAAACGTTTTTATTTAGCTGGAAAAAATAAGGCAAAAATTAGAGCATTTTTTACAGATGAATTAGTTTTGTTCTTTGAAAGTAATAAGCAATTTCATATAGAAGCAACAGAAAACGGAATTTTAGTAATTGGTAATGAACGTTTGTCTAGTGTTAAAGAAATTAAAGCACTTGCTTATTTTGGTATGGGACTACAAAAAACAATATAATTACAATGTTAGGTTTACAATTTGATACAGAAACTTCTTGGGCAGAAATTGCCAAAGATAATTTACAACAAATACTTACAGATCACGCTTTTTTAGAGCAAAAAGCAGCTTCTAATGCTGTTTCTATAATTATTAATTATTCTGAAGAAACTGAGTTGGTAAAAGAAATGAGCAATATTGCTATTGAAGAAATGCAACATTTTAAAATGGTGCATTTATTAATGGTAAAACGTGGAATGGTTTTAGGAAGAGAACAAAAGAATGATTACGCTATTAGATTGCAAAAATTCTTTAATAAAACAAAAGACAGAACCAACGCTTTAGTGCAACGTTTACTTATTGCTGCTCTAATTGAAGCAAGAAGTTGTGAGCGTTTTAAAGTGTTTTCTGAAAACATGGAAGATGAAGAATTGTCTAAATTCTATAATAATTTAATGATTTCTGAAGCAGCACATTATACTACTTTTTTACAATTTGCACGCCAATACCAAGACAGAACTATTGTTGATGAAAAATGGAATGCTCTTTTAGCTTTTGAAGCTGAAATGATGAAAGAGCGTGGGAATAAGGCAACAATTCACGGTTAAAAACAGTGAACAACAAACAAGTATCAATAAACCCAATGATAACCGATAACTGAATATATGTTCTCTAAAGAAGAAGCTGCATTATTACGTAAAGAGTTCTGGACTAGTTTTGGGAAGTCTTTTCCAAGGAAATGGTTGTTGTATAACACCAAAATAAAAGGGTTCTCTTTTAAGTTTGCTGCAGACAGAAAAAAAGCAATGGTTTGTTTAGACATTGAACATCCAGAAGATATTGCAAATGAGCTTTTGTTTGATCAAATGGTTTCTTTAAAAGCGTTGTTAGAAGCTGAAATTCCTGAAATTATTTTTAATGATTCCTATGAGCTAGAAAGCAGAAAATTGATTCATAGAATTTATGTTCCTTTTGAAGGGCAGTTTAGCATTCATAATAAAAATACGTGGCGAGATTGTTATGAGTTTTTTGTAGAAACAATGCCAAAATTTGAACTCTTTTTC is part of the Polaribacter sp. SA4-10 genome and harbors:
- a CDS encoding sodium:proton antiporter — protein: MLELAGIVILGILAQWVAWKFKIPAILPLILIGLLVGPIAAEFLSEDGTKWIEPIWNGEKGLFPGDGLYYFVSLAISIILFEGGLTLKLNEIKNVGPVITKIITLGSAITFFGAGVVAHFLFNLNWELSFLFSGLIIVTGPTVITPILRNIPLKKDVSTVLKWEGILIDPIGALVAVLVFEFISVGGGSGFTKTALIEFGKIVLFGTTFGFTFAHGLAFVINKKMIPHYLLNVASLSTVLLVFVASDVFAHESGLLAVVVMGMVLGNGKLSNLKELLYFKESLSVLLISILFILLAANINIEDLLLLYTWKTAVLFAVVVFVIRPIAVFLSTRKSNLKLNEKLFISWVGPRGIVAAGIASLFGSKLLRQGVEGAEYITPLVFMIVLGTVLLNATTARLFAKMVGVFLKSSDAILFVGASSPARLIANYLKENGKRVILIDSNKEYVEDAKKADLEAFTVDVYGNDLSDNIELNDVGYLIAMTGSEAVNEFAVKSFSEAFGEQGSYRLATSKEILNPALEDQNKFFTPKDDYINLSEAYRDNPKIHEVAITSEEEYSAILSKLFNEVKSIPLFVKKEDKLFLLPEFEKLEENKDNCTLIYLGKTLVFQEK
- a CDS encoding universal stress protein gives rise to the protein MQKIDKILIGIAFSPNLKANIFEAVRLANMFDAELVGVHVGPKSDKKKSDLKALLSEADPLNKPFKTIWKEGKPVAVILETCSKEEINLLILGAIQKENLLKYYVGSIARKITRKAPCSVLLLIKPSTKRVACKHIVVNGLKDDRTEETIKTAFVFSEHLNCNKITIVEEVSQNELHVKVSDDKTLRKANIARERLSTREDQRVKHILETINNKDITVKMQSIFGKRGYSIGHYAKVKRADLLIMNAPNKLGFFDRIFPHDLEYILSELPTDVLIVK
- a CDS encoding SulP family inorganic anion transporter; protein product: MPKINTFKTFVSDIPKNLFSGFVVSLIALPLGLGLALASGAPPISGIIAAIVGGIVVAIIGGSNVTITGPGNGLVVVILGAITTLGEGDMQQGFLYTLAAIVISGIIMIILGFLRMGALGDFFPASAIQGMLAAIGIGIFAKQIHVMFGNLEAKGSIIELLIQIPEGIINLIKTDNSSMFYAGLVGIISLLIMIFYSKIRNRYFQLIPAPMWIVVISVGMYYYFELVSAAPYPIDKSLLIALPDDILSNFAFPDFSKIYHGNFINAVIAITLIASIESLLSIKAVDKLDPLKRRSNVNKDIRALGLATVISGFLGGLNVVTVIARSSVNVNNKGTNRSANFFHAAFLVAFILLFATELRKIPLPALAAILVFTGYKLASPENLKKVFNIGSEQLIIFLVTLLTTIATSLITGIIVGILITFFIHVIINKNILLFIKNVLKPNVLMFKEDDKYYVSVKNFASFLNYTKLKSKLDQIPETEEAIIDFSLCDFVDHSVMENMSNYTASFTRKGGHFEVIGLDDSKSGSEHPFALRKTLPKQVIPKVGVLTKRQKSIQNISEKMHWKYDAFSAQEMEELPTFGYFKTRKIDKVSNVLSNEDCTIFDVQFSEGEMIAKQVIKATMLHIHTLKPVPNFTLDKEGIFEYILDFAGYKDINIVKHPDFSKRFYLAGKNKAKIRAFFTDELVLFFESNKQFHIEATENGILVIGNERLSSVKEIKALAYFGMGLQKTI
- a CDS encoding tRNA-(ms[2]io[6]A)-hydroxylase; protein product: MLGLQFDTETSWAEIAKDNLQQILTDHAFLEQKAASNAVSIIINYSEETELVKEMSNIAIEEMQHFKMVHLLMVKRGMVLGREQKNDYAIRLQKFFNKTKDRTNALVQRLLIAALIEARSCERFKVFSENMEDEELSKFYNNLMISEAAHYTTFLQFARQYQDRTIVDEKWNALLAFEAEMMKERGNKATIHG
- a CDS encoding DUF4268 domain-containing protein; this translates as MFSKEEAALLRKEFWTSFGKSFPRKWLLYNTKIKGFSFKFAADRKKAMVCLDIEHPEDIANELLFDQMVSLKALLEAEIPEIIFNDSYELESRKLIHRIYVPFEGQFSIHNKNTWRDCYEFFVETMPKFELFFYEYEDFIKQAT